DNA from Ralstonia insidiosa:
CCGATATCGGCGCCCTGGATGAAGACGGCCTGGTCACGCTGCGCCGTCGCATCGGCATGATCTTTCAGCATTTCAACCTGCTCTCGGCCAAGACCGTGTTCGAGAACGTGGCCCTGCCCCTGCGCGTGGCAGGCGTGCCGCGCGATGCCATCGCCGCTCGCGTCACGGAGCTGCTTGATCTGGTCGGCCTCTCAGACAAGACACACGTCTATCCGGCCAAGTTGTCGGGCGGCCAGAAGCAGCGCGTGGGCATCGCCCGTGCGCTCGTGCATCGGCCAGAGATCCTGCTGTGCGACGAGGCCACGTCCGCCTTGGACCCCGAGACCACGGAGCAGATCCTGGCGCTGCTGCGCGACATCAACCACCGCCTTGCACTGACGGTGGTGCTGGTTACGCACGATATGGCGGTGATCCGCGATGCTTGCGATCGCGTGCTGGTGCTCGATCACGGCCGCGTGGTCGAACACGGCACCGTCCACCACGTCTTTGCCGCACCCCAAGCCGAAGCCACGCTGGCGCTGCTGCGCCCGTTGCGCCAACGATGGGCCGCTTCAGCCGACAACGCATCGGTTGTGCGGACCACGCACACGCACCCACAAGACCGATCCGAACGCACCTACGCCCATGCTTGAAAAATACCTGCGCGCACTGGGCGAGACGCTGCTGATGGTCAGCAGTGCATGCCTGGTGGTCTTTGTCGTTGGCCTGACGCTGGCCATCGTGCTCACGCTAACGGCGCCGGGCGGTCTGCGGCCACGGCCCCGCCTGCATCGGACGCTGTCAGTGCTGGTCAATACCTTCCGCTCGATCCCGTTCATCATCCTGCTGGTGGCCATGCTGCCGGTCACGCGGCTGATTGTCGGCACCACGATGGGCACCTGGGCAGCGGTGGTGCCGCTGAGCGCCCATCTGATCCCGTTCTTCGCACGCGTTTCGCAAGTGGGGCTGAACGAGGTCGATCATGGCCTGGTGGAGGCTGCACGTGCCATGGGCTGCCGCCGTTGGCACATCGTGCGCCATGTGCTGTTGCCCGAGGCGCTACCGGCCCTTGTTGGCGGCGCGACCGTCACGGTCATCGCCATGATCGGCGCTTCTGCCATGGCCGGCGCCGTTGGCGCAGGCGGCCTGGGCGACCTGGCCATCCGCTACGGCTATGAGCGCTACGAAACCGCGGTCATGTTCAACGTGATCGCCATCCTGATTGTGCTGGTGACGCTGGTGCAACTGGGCGGGGAACGCCTGGCACGCCGGTTCGATCATCGTCTTTGACCGGGCCCCAGCCGGCCCAAACCTAGTTGTGGCAGACCAGGCCATCCTGCAGTTGCGCCACCTCAAAGACGATATCGCCCGCGCGCTGTTCGCGCGCCTGGGCCAGCGCACCACTGGTCTTCCAGAAGCGCACGGCCTGGTCGAGATACGCGGCTGAGACGGGGTCCGGACTACGTAGGGCGATCTGCGCTTGGCCATTGTCGGGCGCCACGCCCTGCTCCAGCGTCCGGTAGAAGCGCCATTCGGGCAACCGCACCAGCCGCTCAAGCACGCGCTCGTCATCGGCCAGCGCCTGGCAGTCGCCCGACAAAAATGCCCAGATGGCGCGAATGGCCGATGGGTATGCCTGAGGCACAGCGCCATAGCGCGCAACCAGCGCCGCCGCGTACAGGCTGCCCTGGGGGACGCAGACACCGCGCCCATGTAGATCGTCGGTGGTTCGATACGCTGTGTTGCGCAACACCACCAGCGCGCCCTGCCCGCCGGTATAGGCGGTGGGCACCGGCTGCCATGCCGCCGGCGCGGCGCCAGCGCCGGCCATCACCAGATCGACAGGGGCATCGCCTGGCAGAGGGCGATCCGCCGGCACGCCGATCAGCCGCAGCCTGAGCTGCAAGTGCTGGGCCAGCGTGCGCGCCAGATCCGCATCGAAATTGTCAGGCTCGAGGGGCGTTGGCACGCCGGGCGGCGCAGGGCGTGCGTAGGCGCGCACGGCAACCACCAACTCGCCGCGGCGTTGTGCCTCGCGCAACGCGGGGCCGAGCGGCAGCGCCGTCCAGTCAGGCTCGGGTTGATGTTGCGCCAGCCACGCCTGTACAGGCGCCGGCAAACGCTCGGGCACGTGGGGCGCATCGTGGATGAGGACCGGCACACAGAACCATGCCAGCGCGCCTGTTGCAGCAACAGCCACGGCTGCGGCCGCCAGCAACCGGCGCCGCTTGGACGGCACGCGTGCACCGCCCGCCAAAGCTGGCCGGCGCCATGCTTGCGCCGGCTCAGGCATTGAGCGTCAGCCCCTTGCGCCAGCGGGTCAGACGCCGCTCGATCCGCGCCAGGATGGTGTTCAGCACCAGCCCGAGC
Protein-coding regions in this window:
- a CDS encoding methionine ABC transporter ATP-binding protein; translated protein: MVTHLTALPDRPPHITFERVDKTYPGASALALDGISFNIARGEVFGIIGRSGAGKSTLLRTINMLERPDAGQVRIDGADIGALDEDGLVTLRRRIGMIFQHFNLLSAKTVFENVALPLRVAGVPRDAIAARVTELLDLVGLSDKTHVYPAKLSGGQKQRVGIARALVHRPEILLCDEATSALDPETTEQILALLRDINHRLALTVVLVTHDMAVIRDACDRVLVLDHGRVVEHGTVHHVFAAPQAEATLALLRPLRQRWAASADNASVVRTTHTHPQDRSERTYAHA
- a CDS encoding methionine ABC transporter permease, whose protein sequence is MLEKYLRALGETLLMVSSACLVVFVVGLTLAIVLTLTAPGGLRPRPRLHRTLSVLVNTFRSIPFIILLVAMLPVTRLIVGTTMGTWAAVVPLSAHLIPFFARVSQVGLNEVDHGLVEAARAMGCRRWHIVRHVLLPEALPALVGGATVTVIAMIGASAMAGAVGAGGLGDLAIRYGYERYETAVMFNVIAILIVLVTLVQLGGERLARRFDHRL
- a CDS encoding transporter substrate-binding domain-containing protein; this encodes MPSKRRRLLAAAAVAVAATGALAWFCVPVLIHDAPHVPERLPAPVQAWLAQHQPEPDWTALPLGPALREAQRRGELVVAVRAYARPAPPGVPTPLEPDNFDADLARTLAQHLQLRLRLIGVPADRPLPGDAPVDLVMAGAGAAPAAWQPVPTAYTGGQGALVVLRNTAYRTTDDLHGRGVCVPQGSLYAAALVARYGAVPQAYPSAIRAIWAFLSGDCQALADDERVLERLVRLPEWRFYRTLEQGVAPDNGQAQIALRSPDPVSAAYLDQAVRFWKTSGALAQAREQRAGDIVFEVAQLQDGLVCHN